A window of Syntrophales bacterium genomic DNA:
GAAGGAAGCCCTCCGGGATACGCCCTGCCCCCGCAACTTCAGAGAGGCGATCTCATCCTCTGACTGTTCCATCATTGCTGAGGTGAAGAGACGTTCCCCATCCAAAGGGACCCTCAGAGAAGACTTCAACCCGGTAAAGATTGCCGTCATCTATAAAGAAAGCGGGGCCGCTGCCATCTCCGTTCTCACGGAGGAAAAATTTTTCGGTGGAGACAGCTCTTACCTCCTCGGTATTAAAAAAATCGTTGACCTCCCTCTCCTGAGGAAGGATTTTATTATTGATCCTTACCAGATCTACGAGACGAGAGTCATCGGCGGTGACGCCCTCCTCCTCATTGCCGGTATCCTGAAAGAGGAACAATTAAAGGATTTTATTCATCTGACGGAATCGCTGGGACTTTCCCCCCTCACAGAGGCGCATACACGGGAAGAACTGGATAAGGCGCTGTCCGCCGGGGCTGACATCATCGGGATCAACAACAGAGACCTGAAAAATTTTTCTACAGACCTGAAAACCAGCCTGGAACTGGTCCTTTCTATTCCCGGAGATAAGACGGTGGTCAGCGAAAGCGGCATCCATACAAGAGGAGATATTGAAATCCTGATGAAGGCGGGTATTCATTGCTTCCTGGTGGGTGAGGCGTTGATGCGGGCCCACGACATGGGTGCAAAACTGAGAGAACTTCTGGGTAAGGGGGAATAAAGTGACAAAGGTAAAGATCTGCGGGATCACAAACCTGAAAGACGCCTTGCATGCGGCCGATTGCGGGGCTGACGCCCTCGGTTTCATTTACTATCCGAAGAGTCCCCGGTACGTGGCGCCGGAGGTCGCCAGGAAAATTATCGAAGAGCTTCCCCCTGGAATTACGAAGGTCGGCGTTTTTGTCAATCAAGATGCCGAAGAGATTAGGGAACTGGTGGAATTCTGCGGTCTTGACATGATCCAGCTTCACGGAGATGAATCTCCCGCCTATTGCCGTCAATTTCCGGCGTCTGTCCTGATCAAGTCCCTTTCCCTCCGAGTGGCGCATGACCTTGTAAAGTTGAGGAACTACCCTGTAAAGACGATCCTGGTTGATGCCTATGACCCTGGACTCTACGGAGGAACGGGGAAAAAAGCGAACTGGGAGCTGGCCATAAAGGTCAAGGAGACACACCCCCTCATCCTCTCCGGTGGTTTAAACGTGGACAATATACGGCAGGCCATCGAGACAGTTTTGCCCCAGGCTGTTGACATTAACAGCGGCGTTGAAACTTCACCGGGGAAAAAAGACCCCAAAATGGTCAGGAAAATCATCGAGATCGTACGACAGACAGATTTAGACAAAAAAGGTGACCTACCAGCAGATAAAAATACCGTAAGCGTTCAGCTATCAGCCTTCAGTTTTCAGCGAAAACAGAAAGATACCAGGGGAAGTTCACAACTTCCAGGATGAGTTTTCATACGTATGTTTTGTCTTGACTTGTTTTACTGGTTGCTGATAGCTGACAGCTGAGCGCTTACTTATTAATTAACTTTGGGAGGTAAATCATGAAAGAAAAGGTTGAAGCTGCTCTGTCTAAGATAAAACCAATGTTGGCAGGTGTTGATGTGGTAATAAGAGAAATCAATGATGGTGTTTTGAAAGTCCAGATTTTCATGGCCAGTTGTGGAGTCGGGCTGAGCAAGGAAATGGTCATGGAAATGCTTGAAGAGCATCTTAATAAAGAGGTGCCTGAGGTTAAAGAGATAGTCGCCGTCTAAGCAGGTAAGGGGAGCCATTGTTCTTTTCAGACAATTCGTTATCCGGTAGAGATTGTTACATCAAGAAAAGGGGAAGGGATGCATTTTGAAAGACCGGAAATTAT
This region includes:
- the trpC gene encoding indole-3-glycerol phosphate synthase TrpC, producing MARELEKEVLLLTYDLRRMTYDFFKKKRTMILEEIVEAKKGEVANLKRIRPLVELKEALRDTPCPRNFREAISSSDCSIIAEVKRRSPSKGTLREDFNPVKIAVIYKESGAAAISVLTEEKFFGGDSSYLLGIKKIVDLPLLRKDFIIDPYQIYETRVIGGDALLLIAGILKEEQLKDFIHLTESLGLSPLTEAHTREELDKALSAGADIIGINNRDLKNFSTDLKTSLELVLSIPGDKTVVSESGIHTRGDIEILMKAGIHCFLVGEALMRAHDMGAKLRELLGKGE
- a CDS encoding phosphoribosylanthranilate isomerase, with amino-acid sequence MTKVKICGITNLKDALHAADCGADALGFIYYPKSPRYVAPEVARKIIEELPPGITKVGVFVNQDAEEIRELVEFCGLDMIQLHGDESPAYCRQFPASVLIKSLSLRVAHDLVKLRNYPVKTILVDAYDPGLYGGTGKKANWELAIKVKETHPLILSGGLNVDNIRQAIETVLPQAVDINSGVETSPGKKDPKMVRKIIEIVRQTDLDKKGDLPADKNTVSVQLSAFSFQRKQKDTRGSSQLPG
- a CDS encoding NifU family protein — encoded protein: MKEKVEAALSKIKPMLAGVDVVIREINDGVLKVQIFMASCGVGLSKEMVMEMLEEHLNKEVPEVKEIVAV